In one window of Microtus pennsylvanicus isolate mMicPen1 chromosome 2, mMicPen1.hap1, whole genome shotgun sequence DNA:
- the Pcif1 gene encoding mRNA (2'-O-methyladenosine-N(6)-)-methyltransferase isoform X1 → MELTLLVLCDRSRAAAEMANENHGSPREEASLLSHSPGTSNQSQPCSPKPVRLVQDLPEELVHAGWEKCWSRRESRPYYFNRFTNQSLWEMPVLGQHDVLSDPLGLNATPLPQDSSLVETPPVENKPRKRQLSEEQPSGNGVKKPKIEIPMTPTSQSVPSSPSIPGTPTLKIWGASTEDKQQAALLRPTEVYWDLDIQTNAVIKHRGPSEVLPPHPEVELLRSQLILKLRQHYRELCQQREGIEPPRESFNRWMLERKVVDKGSDPLLPSNCEPVVSPSMFREIMNDIPIRLSRIKFREEAKRLLFKYAEAARRLIESRSASPDSRKVVKWNVEDTFSWLRKDHSASKEDYMDRLEHLRRQCGPHVSAAAKDSVEGICSKIYHISLEYVKRIREKHLAILKENNIPEEVEASELEPRLVYCYPIRLAVSAPPMPSVEMHMENSVVCIRYKGEMVKVSRSYFSKLWLLYRYSCVDDSAFERFLPRVWCLLRRYQMMFGVGLYEGTGLQGSLPVHVFETLHRLFGVSFECFASPLNCYFRQYCSAFPDTDGYFGSRGPCLDFAPLSGSFEANPPFCEELMDAMVSHFEKLLESSPEPLSFIVFIPEWRDPPTPALTRMEQSRFKRHQLILPAFEHEYRSGSQHICKKEEMLYKAVHNTAVLFLQNDPGFAKWGPTPERLQELTTAYKQSGRSHGSSSSSSSSSEAKDRDSGREQGPSRESHPT, encoded by the exons ATGGAGTTGACACTCTTGGTCCTCTGTGACAGGTCCCGCGCGGCTGCTGAGATGGCCAATGAGAATCACGGCAGCCCCCGGGAGGAAGCATCCCTCCTAAGTCATTCTCCAGGCACCTCCAATCAGAGCCAGCCCTGTTCTCCAAAGCCAGTGCGCCTGGTACAGGACCTCCCAG AGGAGCTGGTACATGCAGGCTGGGAGAAGTGCTGGAGCCGGAGGGAGAGCCGCCCCTACTACTTCAACCGATTCACCAACCAGTCCCTGTGGGAGATGCCTGTGCTGGGCCAGCACGATGTGCTT TCGGACCCTTTGGGGCTGAATGCAACCCCCCTGCCCCAAGACTCAAGCTTGGTGGAAACTCCCCCAGTGGAGAACAAGCCCAGAAAGCGGCAGCTCTCGGAGGAGCAGCCAAGTGGCAATGGTGTAAAGAAACCCAAG atTGAAATACCTATGACACCCACAAGCCAGTCGGTGCCCAGTTCGCCCAGCATCCCAGGAACCCCAACACTAAAGATTTGGGGTGCATCTACTGAAGATAAACAGCAAGCAGCTCTCCTCCGACCCACTGA GGTGTACTGGGACCTGGACATCCAGACCAATGCTGTCATCAAGCACAGGGGCCCTTCAGAGGTCCTGCCCCCACACCCTGAGGTCGAGCTGCTCCGCTCTCAGCTCATCCTGAAGCTACGCCAGCACTACCGGGAGCTGTGCCAGCAGCGGGAGG GCATTGAGCCACCCCGAGAATCTTTCAATCGTTGGATGCTGGAGCGCAAAGTCGTAGACAAAGGATCTGACCCCCTGTTGCCAAGCAACTGTGAACCAGTTGTGTCACCTTCCATGTTTCGTGAAATTATGAATGACATTCCCATCAG GTTATCCCGAATCAAGTTCCGGGAGGAAGCCAAACGGCTGCTCTTTAAATATGCAGAGGCTGCCAGGCGGCTCATTGAGTCCAG GAGTGCATCCCCTGACAGTAGGAAAGTGGTCAAGTGGAATGTGGAAGATACCTTCAGCTGGCTTCGGAAGGACCACTCAGCCTCCAAAGAGGACTACATG GACCGCCTGGAGCATCTGCGGAGGCAGTGTGGGCCCCATGTCTCCGCTGCAGCCAAGGACTCTGTGGAAGGCATCTGTAGCAAGATCTACCACATCTCCCTGGAGTATGTTAAACGGATCCGAGAGAAGCACCTTGCCATCCTCAAGGAAAATAACATCCCAG AGGAGGTGGAGGCCTCAGAGTTGGAACCCCGCCTGGTGTACTGCTACCCAATTCGTCTGGCTGTGTCTGCACCCCCCATGCCTAGTGTGGAGATGCACATGGAGAATAGTGTGGTCTGCATCCGGTATAAGGGAGAGATGGTCAAGGTCAGCCGCAGCTACTTCAGCAAACTG TGGCTCCTGTATCGCTATAGCTGTGTTGATGACTCTGCCTTTGAGAGGTTCCTGCCTCGAGTCTGGTGTCTTCTCCGTCGATACCAG ATGATGTTTGGCGTGGGCCTCTATGAGGGGACTGGCCTGCAGGGATCACTGCCTGTACATGTCTTCGAGACCCTCCACCGACTCTTTGGCGTCAGTTTCGAGTGCTTCGCCTCACCCCTCAACTGCTACTTCCGTCAGTACTGTTCTGCCTTCCCGGACACAGATGGCTACTTTGGCTCCCGCGG GCCCTGCCTGGACTTCGCCCCGCTGAGTGGTTCCTTTGAGGCCAACCCTCCGTTCTGCGAGGAGCTCATGGATGCTATGGTCTCTCACTTTGAG AAACTGCTGGAGAGCTCACCAGAGCCCTTGTCCTTCATTGTGTTCATCCCTGAGTGGCGGGATCCCCCCACACCAGCGCTCACCCGAATGGAGCAGAGCCGCTTCAAACGCCACCAGCTGATCTTGCCTGCCTTTGAGCACGAGTACCGCAGTGGCTCCCAGCACATCTGCAAGAA GGAGGAAATGCTCTACAAGGCCGTCCACAACACGGCCGTGCTCTTCCTGCAGAACGACCCTGGCTTTGCCAAGTGGGGGCCGACGCCAGAGCGGCTGCAGGAGCTCACCACTGCCTACAAGCAGTCTGGTCGCAGCCATGGCTCCAGCTCTTCCTCATCATCCTCCTCAGAGGCCAAGGACCGGGACTCGGGCCGGGAGCAGGGCCCTAGTCGAGAGTCTCACCCCACTTAA
- the Pcif1 gene encoding mRNA (2'-O-methyladenosine-N(6)-)-methyltransferase isoform X2 → MANENHGSPREEASLLSHSPGTSNQSQPCSPKPVRLVQDLPEELVHAGWEKCWSRRESRPYYFNRFTNQSLWEMPVLGQHDVLSDPLGLNATPLPQDSSLVETPPVENKPRKRQLSEEQPSGNGVKKPKIEIPMTPTSQSVPSSPSIPGTPTLKIWGASTEDKQQAALLRPTEVYWDLDIQTNAVIKHRGPSEVLPPHPEVELLRSQLILKLRQHYRELCQQREGIEPPRESFNRWMLERKVVDKGSDPLLPSNCEPVVSPSMFREIMNDIPIRLSRIKFREEAKRLLFKYAEAARRLIESRSASPDSRKVVKWNVEDTFSWLRKDHSASKEDYMDRLEHLRRQCGPHVSAAAKDSVEGICSKIYHISLEYVKRIREKHLAILKENNIPEEVEASELEPRLVYCYPIRLAVSAPPMPSVEMHMENSVVCIRYKGEMVKVSRSYFSKLWLLYRYSCVDDSAFERFLPRVWCLLRRYQMMFGVGLYEGTGLQGSLPVHVFETLHRLFGVSFECFASPLNCYFRQYCSAFPDTDGYFGSRGPCLDFAPLSGSFEANPPFCEELMDAMVSHFEKLLESSPEPLSFIVFIPEWRDPPTPALTRMEQSRFKRHQLILPAFEHEYRSGSQHICKKEEMLYKAVHNTAVLFLQNDPGFAKWGPTPERLQELTTAYKQSGRSHGSSSSSSSSSEAKDRDSGREQGPSRESHPT, encoded by the exons ATGGCCAATGAGAATCACGGCAGCCCCCGGGAGGAAGCATCCCTCCTAAGTCATTCTCCAGGCACCTCCAATCAGAGCCAGCCCTGTTCTCCAAAGCCAGTGCGCCTGGTACAGGACCTCCCAG AGGAGCTGGTACATGCAGGCTGGGAGAAGTGCTGGAGCCGGAGGGAGAGCCGCCCCTACTACTTCAACCGATTCACCAACCAGTCCCTGTGGGAGATGCCTGTGCTGGGCCAGCACGATGTGCTT TCGGACCCTTTGGGGCTGAATGCAACCCCCCTGCCCCAAGACTCAAGCTTGGTGGAAACTCCCCCAGTGGAGAACAAGCCCAGAAAGCGGCAGCTCTCGGAGGAGCAGCCAAGTGGCAATGGTGTAAAGAAACCCAAG atTGAAATACCTATGACACCCACAAGCCAGTCGGTGCCCAGTTCGCCCAGCATCCCAGGAACCCCAACACTAAAGATTTGGGGTGCATCTACTGAAGATAAACAGCAAGCAGCTCTCCTCCGACCCACTGA GGTGTACTGGGACCTGGACATCCAGACCAATGCTGTCATCAAGCACAGGGGCCCTTCAGAGGTCCTGCCCCCACACCCTGAGGTCGAGCTGCTCCGCTCTCAGCTCATCCTGAAGCTACGCCAGCACTACCGGGAGCTGTGCCAGCAGCGGGAGG GCATTGAGCCACCCCGAGAATCTTTCAATCGTTGGATGCTGGAGCGCAAAGTCGTAGACAAAGGATCTGACCCCCTGTTGCCAAGCAACTGTGAACCAGTTGTGTCACCTTCCATGTTTCGTGAAATTATGAATGACATTCCCATCAG GTTATCCCGAATCAAGTTCCGGGAGGAAGCCAAACGGCTGCTCTTTAAATATGCAGAGGCTGCCAGGCGGCTCATTGAGTCCAG GAGTGCATCCCCTGACAGTAGGAAAGTGGTCAAGTGGAATGTGGAAGATACCTTCAGCTGGCTTCGGAAGGACCACTCAGCCTCCAAAGAGGACTACATG GACCGCCTGGAGCATCTGCGGAGGCAGTGTGGGCCCCATGTCTCCGCTGCAGCCAAGGACTCTGTGGAAGGCATCTGTAGCAAGATCTACCACATCTCCCTGGAGTATGTTAAACGGATCCGAGAGAAGCACCTTGCCATCCTCAAGGAAAATAACATCCCAG AGGAGGTGGAGGCCTCAGAGTTGGAACCCCGCCTGGTGTACTGCTACCCAATTCGTCTGGCTGTGTCTGCACCCCCCATGCCTAGTGTGGAGATGCACATGGAGAATAGTGTGGTCTGCATCCGGTATAAGGGAGAGATGGTCAAGGTCAGCCGCAGCTACTTCAGCAAACTG TGGCTCCTGTATCGCTATAGCTGTGTTGATGACTCTGCCTTTGAGAGGTTCCTGCCTCGAGTCTGGTGTCTTCTCCGTCGATACCAG ATGATGTTTGGCGTGGGCCTCTATGAGGGGACTGGCCTGCAGGGATCACTGCCTGTACATGTCTTCGAGACCCTCCACCGACTCTTTGGCGTCAGTTTCGAGTGCTTCGCCTCACCCCTCAACTGCTACTTCCGTCAGTACTGTTCTGCCTTCCCGGACACAGATGGCTACTTTGGCTCCCGCGG GCCCTGCCTGGACTTCGCCCCGCTGAGTGGTTCCTTTGAGGCCAACCCTCCGTTCTGCGAGGAGCTCATGGATGCTATGGTCTCTCACTTTGAG AAACTGCTGGAGAGCTCACCAGAGCCCTTGTCCTTCATTGTGTTCATCCCTGAGTGGCGGGATCCCCCCACACCAGCGCTCACCCGAATGGAGCAGAGCCGCTTCAAACGCCACCAGCTGATCTTGCCTGCCTTTGAGCACGAGTACCGCAGTGGCTCCCAGCACATCTGCAAGAA GGAGGAAATGCTCTACAAGGCCGTCCACAACACGGCCGTGCTCTTCCTGCAGAACGACCCTGGCTTTGCCAAGTGGGGGCCGACGCCAGAGCGGCTGCAGGAGCTCACCACTGCCTACAAGCAGTCTGGTCGCAGCCATGGCTCCAGCTCTTCCTCATCATCCTCCTCAGAGGCCAAGGACCGGGACTCGGGCCGGGAGCAGGGCCCTAGTCGAGAGTCTCACCCCACTTAA